The window CGGGCAGTCGAGCATGGTGTCGCCTTTCAGCAGCATGTTGTATTTCTGGGGCGGGATTGACATAAAGCAACCCTGGCAGACGCCCTGGAGTACATTGGCAACCGCCAGACCGTTACGGTGTGAACGGAGGGTGTCGTACTTTTTCAGAAGGCGGGCCTCGATAACCTGGGCCTGATTGGCGCGCTGGTTATCTTTGGATTTCTTGCCCTTGTTGATGGCCTCGATGGCGTCACGAACTTTGGCTTTTTCTTCTTCGACCAGCTTCTTCTCGCCTTTGAGCAGGTTTTTCTCCTCATCGATCTGAGTGGACAACGCTTCAGACTGTTCCATGAGAGCGACGATTTTGTCTTCGTTCTCCTTGACGCTTTTCTTGCCGTCTTCGATCTCTTTTAAGAGAGCGGTCTGCTCACGTCCGGTCTGGACCTGCATCATCTTGGACTGACGATCCTTGACGTGATCGAGCTTGTCACTTGCTTCAGTCTCAAGGACACGCTTTTCTTTTTCAATTTCAGCGATTTGCTCGGTGAGGTCGGCGATATTCTGCTCGCGCTGGGCAAGGGCGGTAATACGCTCATCAAGGGCATTCTGTTCAGACTTGATCTGGTTGTCGATTTGGTCAATTTCCAGGTCAATGCCCTGGAGGAGGATGAGCTGAGCTATGTGATCGTTCAAGGTACTTCTCCTGTCTGGGGTTATGCTTTGGTAAAGCTGTCTTGTTGCAGGCAGACAAAAGGGTGCTTCTCTTGTCTTGACTGCATTATTTTTATTTTCCAGCCATTGGCTGAGGCAAGCCGTTCGAGCTTGGTTGCCAGCAGTTGTACCGCAGGCTGTTCTGTTCCGTAATGGGTGCCTTCAATAAGGCA of the Desulfosediminicola ganghwensis genome contains:
- a CDS encoding zinc ribbon domain-containing protein, which encodes MNDHIAQLILLQGIDLEIDQIDNQIKSEQNALDERITALAQREQNIADLTEQIAEIEKEKRVLETEASDKLDHVKDRQSKMMQVQTGREQTALLKEIEDGKKSVKENEDKIVALMEQSEALSTQIDEEKNLLKGEKKLVEEEKAKVRDAIEAINKGKKSKDNQRANQAQVIEARLLKKYDTLRSHRNGLAVANVLQGVCQGCFMSIPPQKYNMLLKGDTMLDCPSCQRIVYHQEPVTAE